In one Oncorhynchus nerka isolate Pitt River linkage group LG7, Oner_Uvic_2.0, whole genome shotgun sequence genomic region, the following are encoded:
- the LOC135572621 gene encoding uncharacterized protein DDB_G0284671-like: MKPALRIWSPVRLIGPAYMAPALRMVSLVRLHSPSGASSDILQSGATSDGLHSGASSDGLQSGATSEVLQSGASSDRLQSAASSDSLQSGARSKGFQSGARSEGSQSGARSEGSQSGARSEGSQSGARSEGSQSGARSEGAQSGARNEGAQSGARNEGAQSGAHNEGAQFGAHNEGAQSGAHNEGAQSGAYNESPQSGVVE, from the exons atgaagccggctctacgcatctggtctccagtgcgtctcatTGGGCcagcttacatggcaccagccttgcgcatggtgtccctggttcgcctgcatagccca tccggagcctccagtgacattctccagtccggagccacCAGCGATGGCCTCCATTCCGGAGCCAGcagcgacggcctccagtccggagccacCAGTGAagttctccagtccggagcctccagcgaccgTCTCCAGTCCGCAGCCAGCAGCGacagtctccagtccggagcccgcAGCAAGGGtttccagtccggggcccgcagcgagggttcccagtccggggcccgcagcgagggttcccagtccggggcccgcagcgagggttcccagtccggggcccgcagcgagggttcccagtccggggcccgcagcgagggtgcCCAATCCGGGGCCCGCAATGAGGGTGCCCaatccggggcccgcaacgagggtgcccagtccggggcccacaacgagggtgcccagttcGGGGCCcacaacgagggtgcccagtccggggcccacaacgagggtgcccagtccggggcctacaACGAGAGTCCTCAGTCCGGGGTCGTCGAATAG